A genomic segment from Anas acuta chromosome 29, bAnaAcu1.1, whole genome shotgun sequence encodes:
- the NABP2 gene encoding SOSS complex subunit B1: MSAETFVKDIKPGLKNLNLIFIVLETGRVTKTKDGHEVRTCKVADKTGSINISVWDDVGNLIQPGDIIRLTKGYASVFKGCLTLYTGRGGDLQKIGEFCMVYSEVPNFSEPNPEYVAQQSQSKGAQNESSSPAAAQSSQGPPAAPPAPDSQNGNGLSPGGPAHPPSAPAHPPSGRITRSQPGHPGTASGPVSNGKETRRSGKR; encoded by the exons ATGAGCGCCGAGACGTTCGTGAAGGACATCAAACCGGGGCTGAAGAACCTCAACCTCATCTTCATCGTGCTGGAGAcag gcCGGGTGACGAAGACGAAGGACGGGCACGAGGTGCGGACGTGTAAGGTGGCCGACAAGACCGGCAGCATCAACATCTCGGTGTGGGACGACGTCGGGAACCTCATCCAGCCCGGGGACATCATCCGCCTCACCAAGGG CTACGCCTCGGTGTTCAAGGGCTGCCTGACGCTGTACACGGGGCGCGGCGGCGACCTGCAGAAGATCGGAGA GTTCTGCATGGTGTACTCCGAGGTGCCCAACTTCAGCGAGCCCAACCCCGAGTACGTGGCGCAGCAGTCACAGAGCAAAGGC GCCCAGAACGAGAGCTCCAGCCCGGCCGCCGCGCAGAGCAGCCAgggcccccccgccgcccccccag CCCCCGACAGCCAGAACGGGAACGGGCTGAGCCCGGGGGGCCCCGCGcacccccccagcgcccccgCGCACCCCCCCAGCGGCCGCATCACCCGCAGCCAGCCCGGCCACCCCGGCACCGCCAGCGGCCCCGTCAGCAACGGCAAAGAGACGCGCAGGAGCGGCAAGAGATAA
- the SLC39A5 gene encoding zinc transporter ZIP5 has product MGPGRVLLCCLWLLALRGGRGEPWPSALPEADTDTAQEAGYYLQQLFRLYGTNGTLPSSGLARLLGSLGLGRVQVVQIQHEELGHGHVSHLDLLEVQEEKHRHRHPAWEHGGGTVTGGHPPSPEPPRTEPPPAAKPPPSPGGVPGGGGGPGPPRWEQPGLSLLGRVLGLDHSGYDHPHDDCLNVTQLLVNFGLASVSQLTPEQFTLLCPALLYQIDSRVCIQHRDEVTLPPPGGGLWPALGWGLLAVTFVSLPSALAIGFVPLLSRGFFRSLLAFLVALAVGTLCGDALLHLWPHAQGRHQETPGEPWAAAVLQGLAVLGGIYLLFVVELLLGMLRRGREATRRPPGDVPDAATGVLAPSRGGAELRCLTAPDPELEPKPHGPPHGHSHGHSHGPALPPSPRATDLVWMVVLGDGIHNLTDGLAIGASFSHSLSSGLSTALAVLCHELPHELGDLAVLLRAGMAPRTLLLLNLLSALLSCLGAAAGAAVGQSAAHLTPWILTGTAGTFLYVALADMLPEVLRGPGEGTWGHFVLQNAGFLLGSGIMLGIALAEGHVSAWLQP; this is encoded by the exons ATGGGCCCCGGCcgggtgctgctgtgctgcctgtggctgctggcgctccgggggggccggggggagccttGGCCGTCGGCGCTGCCCGAGGCGGACACGGACACGGCGCAGGAGGCCGGGTACTACCTGCAGCAGCTGTTCCGGCTCTACGGCACCAACGGCACCCTGCCCTCCAGCGGGTTGGCGcggctgctgggcagcctggggctgggccGCGTGCAGGTGGTGCAGATCCAGCACGAGGAGCTGGGCCACGGCCACGTCAGCCACCTCGACCTGCTGGAggtgcaggaggagaagcatCGGCACCGCCACCCCGCCTGGGAGCACGGCGGTGGCACCGTGACCGGGGGGCACCCACCCAG ccccgagcccccccgcACGGAGCCGCCGCCTGCCgccaagcccccccccagccccgggggtgtccctgggggcggcgggggccccGGCCCACCCCGGTGGGAGCAGCCCGGCCTCAGCCTGCTGGGGAGGGTGCTGGGCCTGGACCACTCCGGCTACGACCACCCGCACGATGAC TGCCTCAACGTGACCCAGCTGCTGGTGAATTTTGGGCTGGCCTCGGTGTCGCAGCTGACGCCCGAGCAGTTCACGCTGCTGTGCCCGGCCCTGCTCTACCAGATCGACAGCCGCGTCTGCATCCAGCACCGCGACGAGGTGACGCTGCctcccccgggggggggcctgTGGCCAG cgctgggctgggggctgctggccgTCACCTTCGTCAGCCTGCCGTCCGCCCTGGCCATCGGCTTCGTCCCGCTGCTGAGCCGCGGCTTCTTCCGCTCGCTGCTGGCCTTCCTGGTGGCGCTGGCCGTGGGCACGCTCTGCGGGGACGCCCTGCTCCACCTCTGGCCCCAC GCCCAGGGGCGGCACCAGGAGACGCCAGGGGAGCCGTGGGCCGCGGcggtgctgcaggggctggcggtgctggggggcaTTTACCTGCTCTTCGTGGTGGAGCTCCTCCTGGGGATGCTGCGGCGCGGCCGCGAGGCCACG CGACGCCCCCCCGGAGACGTCCCCGACGCGGCCACCGGGGTCCTGGCCCCGTCTCGCGGCG GGGCTGAGCTGCGATGCCTCACGGCCCCCGACCCCGAGCTGGAGCCCAAACCCCACGGCCCCCCCCACGGACACTCCCACGGACACTCCCAcggccccgcgctgccccccagccccagggccacTGACCTGGTGTGgatggtggtgctgggggacgGCATCCACAACCTGACGGATGGGCTGGCCATCG GTGCTTCCTTCTCCCACAGCCTCTCCAGCGGCCTCAGCACGGCGCTGGCCGTGCTCTGCCACGAGCTGCCCCACGAGCTGG GCGACCTGGCGGTGCTGCTGCGGGCGGGGATGGCACCGCGCACCCTCCTGCTCCTCAACCTGCTCTCggccctgctctcctgcctgggggcggcggcgggggcggccgtGGGGCAGAGCGCGGCGCACCTCACCCCATGGATCCTCACCGGCACCGCCGGCACCTTCCTCTACGTGGCCCTGGCCGACATG ctccccgagGTGCTGCGGGGTCCTGGCGAGGGCACCTGGGGCCACTTCGTCCTGCAGAACGCGGGGTTCCTGCTGGGCAGCGGCATCATGCTGGGCATCGCCCTGGCCGAGGGCCACGTCAGTGCCTGGTTACAGCCctga
- the ANKRD52 gene encoding serine/threonine-protein phosphatase 6 regulatory ankyrin repeat subunit C isoform X2 has translation MGILSITDQPPLVQAIFNRDVEEVRSLLNQKENINVLDQERRTPLHAAAYLGDVAILELLILSGANVNAKDTVWLTPLHRAAASRNEKALHLLLKHSADVNARDKYWQTPLHVAAANRATKCVEAIIPLLSTVNVADRTGRTALHHAVHSGHLEMVNLLLNKGASLSTCDKKDRQPIHWAAFLGHLEVLKLLVARGADVMCKDKKGYTLLHTAAASGQIEVVRHLLRLGVEIDEPNSFGNTALHIACYMGQDAVANELVNYGANVNQPNEKGFTPLHFAAVSTNGALCLELLVNNGADVNFQSKEGKSPLHMAAIHGRFTRSQILIQNGSEIDCADKYGNTPLHVAARYGHELLISTLMTNGADTARRGIHDMFPLHLAVLFGFSDCCRKLLSSGQLYSIVSSLSNEHVLSAGFDINTPDNLGRTCLHAAASGGNVECLNLLLSSGADLRRRDKFGRTPLHYAAANGSYQCTVTLVTAGASINEADCKGCTPLHYAAASDTYRRAETHSGNSHDTDEEPLKESRLKEAFFCLEFLLDNGADPSLRDKQGYTAVHYAAAYGNRQNLELLLEMSFNCLEDVESTIPVSPLHLAAYNGHCEALKTLAETLVNLDVRDHKGRTALYLATERGSTECVEVLTSHGASALVKERKRKWTPLHAAAANGNTDSLHLLIDSGERADITDVMDIHGHPLSPLCRTPLMLAIMNGHVDCVHLLLEKGSTADAADKRGRTALHRGAVTGCEDCLAALLDHDAFVLCRDFKGRTPIHFASACGHLEILRTLLQAALSTDPLDSVVDYSGYSPMHWASYSGHEDCLELLLEHNPFAYLEGNPFTPLHCAVINNQDGTAEMLVEALGAKIVNSRDAKGRTPLHAAAFADNIHGLQLLLRHQAEVDTTDKLGRTPLMMASENGHTAAVEFLLYQAKANITVLDVNKNTALHLACSKGHEKCALLILGETQDLGLINASNSALQMPLHIAARNGLAAVVQALLSRGATVLAVDEEGHTPALACAPNKDVADCLALILSTMKPFPPKDAISSFSFNLLKNCGIAAKTAACGALPNGSTCPYSKDRHNAIGLDGCYSE, from the exons CCTCCTCTGGTCCAAGCCATCTTCAACCGCGATGTAGAGGAGGTGCGGTCGCTGCTGAATCAGAAGGAGAATATCAACGTACTG GACCAAGAAAGACGAACGCcgctgcatgctgctgcctaCCTAGGAGATGTTGCAATCCTCGAGCTCCTCATACTGTCAG GTGCTAACGTTAACGCAAAGGACACTGTCTGGCTCACCCCATTACACCGCGCTGCGGCTTCTCGTAACGAG AAAGCACTTCACCTCCTCCTGAAGCACTCGGCAGACGTCAATGCCCGCGACAAGTACTGGCAAACGCCTCTGCACGTCGCCGCTGCCAACCGGGCCACCAAGTGCGTGGAGGCCATCATCCCCCTGCTGAGCACTGTCAACGTCGCGGACCGCACGGGCCGCACGGCGCTGCACCACGCCGTGCACAGCGGCCACCTCGAG ATGGTGAACCTGCTGTTAAACAAAGGGGCCAGCCTGAGTACTTGCGACAAGAAGGATCGCCAACCCATCCACTGGGCAGCTTTTCTGG GGCATTTGGAAGTTCTGAAGCTGCTGGTGGCCCGGGGAGCCGACGTGATGTGTAAGGACAAGAAGGGCTACACCCTGCTGCACACCGCGGCAGCCAGCGGCCAGATCGAGGTCGTGCGTCACCTGCTGAGGCTGGGCGTGGAG ATCGACGAACCGAACTCCTTCGGTAACACTGCACTTCACATCGCCTGTTACATGGGCCAAGATGCCGTGGCCAACGAGCTGGTCAATTACGGCGCCAACGTCAATCAGCCTAACGAGAAGGGCTTCACCCCTCTGCACTTTGCTGCCGTCTCCACCAACGGGGCCCTGTGCCTGGAGCTCCTCGTGAACAACGGGGCCGACGTCAACTTTCAG agtAAGGAAGGGAAGAGCCCCTTGCACATGGCTGCCATCCACGGGCGGTTCACGCGTTCGCAGATCCTCATTCAGAATG GCAGTGAGATTGACTGTGCTGACAAATACGGCAATACCCCCCTCCACGTTGCTGCTAGATATGGCCACGAGCTGCTAATTAGTACTTTGATGACGAATGGTGCTGACACTGCAAG GCGTGGGATCCACGACATGTTCCCTCTGCACTTAGCTGTTCTCTTTGGATTTTCAGACTGTTGTCGTAAGCTACTTTCCTCAG GTCAGTTGTACAGTATCGTCTCCTCGCTGAGCAACGAGCACGTGCTGTCCGCAGGCTTCGATATCAACACACCTGACAACCTTGGGAGGACTTGCCTCCAcgctgctgcttctggagg GAACGTTGAATGTCTTAATTTGCTGTTGAGCAGCGGTGCTGACTTGAGGAGGAGAGATAAATTTGGAAG GACTCCACTGCACTACGCAGCTGCCAACGGCAGCTACCAGTGTACGGTGACACTGGTCACTGCGGGAGCCAGTATTAACGAGGCTGACTGTAAAGGCTGTACCCCCTTACACTATGCTGCTGCTTCGGACACGTACAGGAG AGCAGAGACTCATTCAGGAAACAGCCATGACACTGATGAGGAGCCGCTGAAGGAGTCCAGGCTGAAGGAGGCGTTCTT TTGTTTAGAGTTCTTGCTGGATAATGGTGCTGACCCATCCCTCCGGGACAAGCAGGGCTATACTGCTGTCCACTATGCAGCTGCGTACGGCAACAGGCAGAACCTTGAGCTG CTCCTGGAAATGTCTTTTAACTGCCTGGAGGATGTGGAAAGCACCATTCCAGTCAGCCCTTTGCACTTAGCT GCCTATAATGGTCACTGTGAAGCCCTAAAGACACTTGCCGAAACCCTCGTGAACCTCGACGTGCGGGACCACAAGGGGCGGACGGCGCTGTACCTCGCCACGGAGAGAGGCTCCACGGAGTGCGTGGAGGTGCTCACCAGCCACGGCGCGTCCGCCCTggtgaaggagaggaagaggaagtggACCCCGCTCCACGCCGCAG CTGCCAACGGGAACACCGATTCCCTGCACCTCCTGATAGACAGCGGGGAGCGGGCGGACATCACCGACGTCATGGACATCCACGGCCA CCCACTCTCCCCCCTGTGCAGAACCCCACTGATGCTGGCGATCATGAACGGCCACGTTGACTGTGTCCACCTCCTGCTGGAGAAGGGCTCCACAGCCGACGCAGCGGACAAGAGGGGGAGGACTGCGCTGCATCGAGGG GCTGTGACGGGCTGTGAGGACTGCCTGGCTGCCCTGCTGGACCACGATGCCTTCGTTCTGTGTCGGGATTTCAAAGGCCGCACCCCGATCCACTTTGCTTCGGCGTGCGGACACTTAGAAATCCTGAGgaccctgctgcaggcagccctctCTACTGACCCTCTGGACTCTGTGGTGGACTATAGCGGTTACTCACCGATGCACTGGGCTTCGTACAGCG GGCATGAAGATTGTCTTGAATTGTTACTTGAACACAATCCATTTGCGTACCTAGAAGGAAATCCCTTTACTCCATTGCACTGTGCAGT AATTAACAACCAGGACGGCACTGCTGAAATGCTGGTGGAAGCATTAGGTGCCAAGATTGTTAATAGCAGAGATGCCAAAGGAAG GACACCCCTTCACGCTGCTGCCTTTGCAGACAACATCCATGGTTTACAGCTGCTTCTGCGCCACCAAGCCGAGGTGGACACGACTGACAAGCTGGGGAGGACTCCCCTCATGATGGCTTCAGAGAACGGGCACACCGCAGCAGTCG AGTTCCTGCTGTATCAAGCAAAAGCAAATATAACTGTGCTGGATGTCAACAAGAACACAGCTCTTCACCTGGCCTGCAGCAAG GGTCATGAAAAGTGTGCCTTGTTGATCCTGGGGGAAACCCAAGACCTTGGCCTTATCAATGCAAGTAACAGTGCTCTGCAGAT GCCGCTCCACATCGCAGCGCGGAACGGGCTGGCCGCCGTCGTCCAGGCCCTGCTCAGCAGAGGTGCCACCGTGCTGGCTGTGGATGAAGAAG GTCATACCCCAGCCTTGGCATGCGCTCCCAACAAGGACGTAGCCGACTGCCTGGCACTTATCCTCTCCACCATGAAGCCTTTCCCACCTAAAGACGCCATCAGCTCTTTCAGCTTCAACCTCCTCAAAAACTGCGGCATTGCGGCCAAAACCGCGGCCTGCGGGGCCCTGCCCAACGGCAGCACCTGCCCCTACAGCAAGGACCGGCACAATGCCATCGGCTTAGACGGCTGTTACTCGGAGTAG
- the ANKRD52 gene encoding serine/threonine-protein phosphatase 6 regulatory ankyrin repeat subunit C isoform X1, translated as MGILSITDQPPLVQAIFNRDVEEVRSLLNQKENINVLDQERRTPLHAAAYLGDVAILELLILSGANVNAKDTVWLTPLHRAAASRNEKALHLLLKHSADVNARDKYWQTPLHVAAANRATKCVEAIIPLLSTVNVADRTGRTALHHAVHSGHLEMVNLLLNKGASLSTCDKKDRQPIHWAAFLGHLEVLKLLVARGADVMCKDKKGYTLLHTAAASGQIEVVRHLLRLGVEIDEPNSFGNTALHIACYMGQDAVANELVNYGANVNQPNEKGFTPLHFAAVSTNGALCLELLVNNGADVNFQSKEGKSPLHMAAIHGRFTRSQILIQNGSEIDCADKYGNTPLHVAARYGHELLISTLMTNGADTARRGIHDMFPLHLAVLFGFSDCCRKLLSSGQLYSIVSSLSNEHVLSAGFDINTPDNLGRTCLHAAASGGNVECLNLLLSSGADLRRRDKFGRTPLHYAAANGSYQCTVTLVTAGASINEADCKGCTPLHYAAASDTYRRAETHSGNSHDTDEEPLKESRLKEAFFCLEFLLDNGADPSLRDKQGYTAVHYAAAYGNRQNLELLLEMSFNCLEDVESTIPVSPLHLAAYNGHCEALKTLAETLVNLDVRDHKGRTALYLATERGSTECVEVLTSHGASALVKERKRKWTPLHAAAANGNTDSLHLLIDSGERADITDVMDIHGQTPLMLAIMNGHVDCVHLLLEKGSTADAADKRGRTALHRGAVTGCEDCLAALLDHDAFVLCRDFKGRTPIHFASACGHLEILRTLLQAALSTDPLDSVVDYSGYSPMHWASYSGHEDCLELLLEHNPFAYLEGNPFTPLHCAVINNQDGTAEMLVEALGAKIVNSRDAKGRTPLHAAAFADNIHGLQLLLRHQAEVDTTDKLGRTPLMMASENGHTAAVEFLLYQAKANITVLDVNKNTALHLACSKGHEKCALLILGETQDLGLINASNSALQMPLHIAARNGLAAVVQALLSRGATVLAVDEEGHTPALACAPNKDVADCLALILSTMKPFPPKDAISSFSFNLLKNCGIAAKTAACGALPNGSTCPYSKDRHNAIGLDGCYSE; from the exons CCTCCTCTGGTCCAAGCCATCTTCAACCGCGATGTAGAGGAGGTGCGGTCGCTGCTGAATCAGAAGGAGAATATCAACGTACTG GACCAAGAAAGACGAACGCcgctgcatgctgctgcctaCCTAGGAGATGTTGCAATCCTCGAGCTCCTCATACTGTCAG GTGCTAACGTTAACGCAAAGGACACTGTCTGGCTCACCCCATTACACCGCGCTGCGGCTTCTCGTAACGAG AAAGCACTTCACCTCCTCCTGAAGCACTCGGCAGACGTCAATGCCCGCGACAAGTACTGGCAAACGCCTCTGCACGTCGCCGCTGCCAACCGGGCCACCAAGTGCGTGGAGGCCATCATCCCCCTGCTGAGCACTGTCAACGTCGCGGACCGCACGGGCCGCACGGCGCTGCACCACGCCGTGCACAGCGGCCACCTCGAG ATGGTGAACCTGCTGTTAAACAAAGGGGCCAGCCTGAGTACTTGCGACAAGAAGGATCGCCAACCCATCCACTGGGCAGCTTTTCTGG GGCATTTGGAAGTTCTGAAGCTGCTGGTGGCCCGGGGAGCCGACGTGATGTGTAAGGACAAGAAGGGCTACACCCTGCTGCACACCGCGGCAGCCAGCGGCCAGATCGAGGTCGTGCGTCACCTGCTGAGGCTGGGCGTGGAG ATCGACGAACCGAACTCCTTCGGTAACACTGCACTTCACATCGCCTGTTACATGGGCCAAGATGCCGTGGCCAACGAGCTGGTCAATTACGGCGCCAACGTCAATCAGCCTAACGAGAAGGGCTTCACCCCTCTGCACTTTGCTGCCGTCTCCACCAACGGGGCCCTGTGCCTGGAGCTCCTCGTGAACAACGGGGCCGACGTCAACTTTCAG agtAAGGAAGGGAAGAGCCCCTTGCACATGGCTGCCATCCACGGGCGGTTCACGCGTTCGCAGATCCTCATTCAGAATG GCAGTGAGATTGACTGTGCTGACAAATACGGCAATACCCCCCTCCACGTTGCTGCTAGATATGGCCACGAGCTGCTAATTAGTACTTTGATGACGAATGGTGCTGACACTGCAAG GCGTGGGATCCACGACATGTTCCCTCTGCACTTAGCTGTTCTCTTTGGATTTTCAGACTGTTGTCGTAAGCTACTTTCCTCAG GTCAGTTGTACAGTATCGTCTCCTCGCTGAGCAACGAGCACGTGCTGTCCGCAGGCTTCGATATCAACACACCTGACAACCTTGGGAGGACTTGCCTCCAcgctgctgcttctggagg GAACGTTGAATGTCTTAATTTGCTGTTGAGCAGCGGTGCTGACTTGAGGAGGAGAGATAAATTTGGAAG GACTCCACTGCACTACGCAGCTGCCAACGGCAGCTACCAGTGTACGGTGACACTGGTCACTGCGGGAGCCAGTATTAACGAGGCTGACTGTAAAGGCTGTACCCCCTTACACTATGCTGCTGCTTCGGACACGTACAGGAG AGCAGAGACTCATTCAGGAAACAGCCATGACACTGATGAGGAGCCGCTGAAGGAGTCCAGGCTGAAGGAGGCGTTCTT TTGTTTAGAGTTCTTGCTGGATAATGGTGCTGACCCATCCCTCCGGGACAAGCAGGGCTATACTGCTGTCCACTATGCAGCTGCGTACGGCAACAGGCAGAACCTTGAGCTG CTCCTGGAAATGTCTTTTAACTGCCTGGAGGATGTGGAAAGCACCATTCCAGTCAGCCCTTTGCACTTAGCT GCCTATAATGGTCACTGTGAAGCCCTAAAGACACTTGCCGAAACCCTCGTGAACCTCGACGTGCGGGACCACAAGGGGCGGACGGCGCTGTACCTCGCCACGGAGAGAGGCTCCACGGAGTGCGTGGAGGTGCTCACCAGCCACGGCGCGTCCGCCCTggtgaaggagaggaagaggaagtggACCCCGCTCCACGCCGCAG CTGCCAACGGGAACACCGATTCCCTGCACCTCCTGATAGACAGCGGGGAGCGGGCGGACATCACCGACGTCATGGACATCCACGGCCA AACCCCACTGATGCTGGCGATCATGAACGGCCACGTTGACTGTGTCCACCTCCTGCTGGAGAAGGGCTCCACAGCCGACGCAGCGGACAAGAGGGGGAGGACTGCGCTGCATCGAGGG GCTGTGACGGGCTGTGAGGACTGCCTGGCTGCCCTGCTGGACCACGATGCCTTCGTTCTGTGTCGGGATTTCAAAGGCCGCACCCCGATCCACTTTGCTTCGGCGTGCGGACACTTAGAAATCCTGAGgaccctgctgcaggcagccctctCTACTGACCCTCTGGACTCTGTGGTGGACTATAGCGGTTACTCACCGATGCACTGGGCTTCGTACAGCG GGCATGAAGATTGTCTTGAATTGTTACTTGAACACAATCCATTTGCGTACCTAGAAGGAAATCCCTTTACTCCATTGCACTGTGCAGT AATTAACAACCAGGACGGCACTGCTGAAATGCTGGTGGAAGCATTAGGTGCCAAGATTGTTAATAGCAGAGATGCCAAAGGAAG GACACCCCTTCACGCTGCTGCCTTTGCAGACAACATCCATGGTTTACAGCTGCTTCTGCGCCACCAAGCCGAGGTGGACACGACTGACAAGCTGGGGAGGACTCCCCTCATGATGGCTTCAGAGAACGGGCACACCGCAGCAGTCG AGTTCCTGCTGTATCAAGCAAAAGCAAATATAACTGTGCTGGATGTCAACAAGAACACAGCTCTTCACCTGGCCTGCAGCAAG GGTCATGAAAAGTGTGCCTTGTTGATCCTGGGGGAAACCCAAGACCTTGGCCTTATCAATGCAAGTAACAGTGCTCTGCAGAT GCCGCTCCACATCGCAGCGCGGAACGGGCTGGCCGCCGTCGTCCAGGCCCTGCTCAGCAGAGGTGCCACCGTGCTGGCTGTGGATGAAGAAG GTCATACCCCAGCCTTGGCATGCGCTCCCAACAAGGACGTAGCCGACTGCCTGGCACTTATCCTCTCCACCATGAAGCCTTTCCCACCTAAAGACGCCATCAGCTCTTTCAGCTTCAACCTCCTCAAAAACTGCGGCATTGCGGCCAAAACCGCGGCCTGCGGGGCCCTGCCCAACGGCAGCACCTGCCCCTACAGCAAGGACCGGCACAATGCCATCGGCTTAGACGGCTGTTACTCGGAGTAG